A genomic region of Deinococcus humi contains the following coding sequences:
- the rpsC gene encoding 30S ribosomal protein S3, translated as MGNKINPNGFRLGITRGWNSRWYAGKKQYAGLLKEDEKIRNLIDKKLSAAGIARVEIERAGQQVNVIISAAKPGIVIGKGGDSIKGLRTDIEHLVSAGTVAVNVAEIPNPNISAPLVALRIAEQIERRFAFRRAMKQAAQRVMESGARGVKIVLSGRLGGAEQARTEKVLEGRVPLHTLRADIDYGTALARTTYGILGIKVLVFNGEVIGGRTETLARPTRRDDRPRRDDGDRPNRRRPAAGRRRPGGE; from the coding sequence ATGGGCAATAAAATCAACCCGAACGGCTTCCGCTTGGGCATCACCCGTGGCTGGAACAGCCGCTGGTACGCCGGCAAGAAGCAGTACGCCGGACTTCTTAAGGAAGACGAGAAGATCCGCAACCTGATCGACAAGAAGCTGTCTGCCGCTGGCATTGCCCGCGTGGAGATCGAGCGTGCCGGTCAGCAGGTCAACGTGATCATCTCCGCCGCTAAACCCGGCATCGTGATCGGCAAGGGCGGCGACAGCATCAAGGGCCTGAGGACCGACATCGAGCATCTGGTGTCTGCTGGCACGGTGGCCGTCAACGTCGCCGAGATCCCCAACCCCAACATCAGTGCGCCCCTGGTGGCCCTGCGCATCGCCGAGCAGATCGAGCGCCGTTTTGCGTTCCGCCGCGCCATGAAGCAGGCCGCGCAGCGCGTGATGGAATCGGGTGCCCGTGGCGTCAAGATCGTGCTGTCAGGCCGTCTGGGCGGGGCCGAACAGGCCCGTACCGAGAAGGTGCTTGAAGGCCGCGTGCCGCTGCACACCTTGCGCGCCGACATTGATTACGGTACTGCGTTGGCCCGCACCACCTACGGCATCCTGGGCATCAAGGTCCTGGTGTTCAACGGCGAAGTGATCGGTGGCCGCACCGAGACCCTGGCCCGCCCCACCCGCCGCGATGACCGTCCCCGCCGCGATGACGGTGACCGTCCCAACCGCCGCCGTCCGGCCGCAGGCCGCCGTCGCCCCGGAGGTGAATGA
- the rplV gene encoding 50S ribosomal protein L22, with product MTAATSTPAEQTYRNKKERKQLVKLRRPGYAVAKYVRISPRKVRLVVDVIRGKSVRDAEDLLRFIPRAASEPVAKVLNSAKHNALHNDEMLEDRLVITAAYVDAGPTLKRLIPRARGSANIIKKRTSHITIIVGEAEAGRAGSKGRN from the coding sequence ATGACCGCTGCCACCTCTACCCCTGCAGAGCAGACCTACCGCAACAAGAAAGAGCGCAAGCAGCTCGTCAAGCTGCGCCGTCCCGGCTACGCGGTCGCCAAGTACGTCCGTATCAGCCCCCGCAAGGTGCGTCTGGTCGTCGACGTGATCCGTGGCAAAAGCGTGCGTGACGCCGAGGACCTGCTGCGCTTTATCCCCCGTGCGGCCAGCGAGCCAGTGGCCAAGGTGCTCAACAGCGCCAAGCACAATGCGCTGCACAACGACGAGATGCTCGAAGACCGCCTAGTGATTACGGCGGCCTACGTGGACGCTGGTCCCACGCTCAAGCGCCTGATTCCCCGCGCACGCGGCAGCGCCAACATCATCAAGAAGCGCACCAGCCACATCACCATCATCGTGGGCGAGGCCGAAGCTGGTCGCGCTGGCAGCAAGGGGCGCAACTAA
- the rpsS gene encoding 30S ribosomal protein S19, which translates to MPRSLKKGPFVDGHLLQKVDAQNEKKDKRVIKTWSRRSTVVPEMIGHTIAVHNGKQHVPVFVNEQMIGHKLGEFSPTRSYRGHGSEKSSKGSKKK; encoded by the coding sequence ATGCCCCGTAGCCTCAAGAAAGGCCCGTTCGTCGACGGCCACCTGCTGCAAAAGGTGGACGCCCAGAACGAGAAGAAAGACAAGCGCGTGATCAAGACGTGGTCGCGCCGCTCCACCGTGGTCCCTGAAATGATCGGCCACACCATCGCTGTACACAACGGCAAGCAGCACGTCCCGGTGTTCGTGAACGAGCAGATGATCGGCCACAAGCTCGGTGAATTCTCGCCCACCCGCAGCTACCGGGGCCACGGCTCCGAGAAGAGCAGCAAGGGGAGCAAGAAGAAATGA